The Helicobacter fennelliae nucleotide sequence TAACTCCATTACAAACTCAAATAAATAATATGCCACAAAACACATAATCATACCCGTAACACAATCCAAAATCCTAAAAGCATAGCGACTTTGAAACAATGGAAGCAAGATCCTCACCCCATAGCCAATGCCAAAATACCACAAAAACGAGACACTCAATAATCCGAGCAAAAATAAAGATTTCTCTACCGCACCCAATGTCGCTGCAACCCCACCAATAATCACGAAAGTATCAAGATAGAAATTTGGATTAAGTAATGTAAGCGCAAATGTTGCAAGAATCGTTTTTTTGAGCGTGAGGGTGAATTGTGCGTGGTGGAGATTAAGATTTTTTGTTTTGGGTGCTATTGCGTTTTTGAAAGACAAAAATGCATAAAAAAGCAAAAACAAGATTCCAATCACGCCGATGACAAGATGAATAAGTTTGTTTTTTTGTAGCATTGCGCCAATCCCATAAACGCTAATCCCCATTACCACAATATCACACAGCAAGCACACGCAAATCACAGCAAAAATATGGTTTTTTAACAATCCTTGACGAATCACAAAGGCATTTTGAGGACCAATGGCAATAATCAAACTCGCACCTAGCGCAAAACCCCTTACAAATATCCCAAACATTCTTTATCCTTAAATCTATCAGAATCTAAAATCTTAAAACCCTGCTATTGTAAGCCACACAAAACAACCAAAAATCTTAGAATTTCATTTTAATGTATTTAGATTCTAGAATCTACTTTATTTGCAACCTTTAGCCTTACGCCTAATTTGCTCATTTAA carries:
- a CDS encoding LysE/ArgO family amino acid transporter, translated to MFGIFVRGFALGASLIIAIGPQNAFVIRQGLLKNHIFAVICVCLLCDIVVMGISVYGIGAMLQKNKLIHLVIGVIGILFLLFYAFLSFKNAIAPKTKNLNLHHAQFTLTLKKTILATFALTLLNPNFYLDTFVIIGGVAATLGAVEKSLFLLGLLSVSFLWYFGIGYGVRILLPLFQSRYAFRILDCVTGMIMCFVAYYLFEFVMELNTHF